One genomic segment of Aliarcobacter cibarius includes these proteins:
- a CDS encoding IS110 family RNA-guided transposase, with protein sequence MYYVGVDIAKDKHYVCILDDAKELACKPFWIYSDILGLRELLKRLAELSLDMNDFIIGIESTGAFSENFYSYITDADYKVILLNSYQTSKYRDFSTLKKIKNDSIDAYVIAELLASGKYKASYISNEDYHNLKVLNRLKKSLDDKIKTIKREITTVVATVNPEIEKVFPNIFTKTAIAIIKSYPTAMDISKATPEKLTKIFRHIKGNSFNLEKAKYLIELAKSSIYTGRANESRALMIKTNIKILELYIQERDEVEEQIQILIDNQLDDDSSNIENLKSIPGVSNKTVTAILGECGDLRRFESAKAFIGFLGLYPTLYQSGKSLSTGTLAKRGIPIAKHALYMAAVSAVRHNNELHKLFRDKVSSGKSKKEALIIIAKKLASIIYSLFKYNQAYNPYRVLIQHKK encoded by the coding sequence ATGTATTATGTTGGAGTTGATATTGCTAAAGACAAACACTATGTTTGTATTTTAGATGATGCAAAAGAGTTAGCTTGCAAACCTTTTTGGATTTATAGTGATATATTAGGATTAAGAGAACTACTCAAACGATTAGCTGAACTATCATTAGATATGAATGACTTTATTATTGGTATAGAATCAACTGGAGCATTTAGTGAAAATTTCTATAGTTATATTACTGATGCAGATTATAAAGTAATACTTTTAAATTCTTATCAAACTTCTAAGTATAGAGATTTCTCTACTCTTAAAAAGATTAAAAATGATTCAATAGATGCTTATGTTATTGCTGAATTACTTGCTAGTGGTAAATACAAAGCTAGTTATATTAGCAATGAAGATTATCACAATTTAAAAGTTTTAAATCGATTAAAAAAATCATTAGATGATAAAATAAAAACTATTAAAAGAGAGATAACAACTGTTGTTGCTACTGTTAATCCAGAGATTGAAAAAGTATTTCCAAATATCTTTACCAAAACTGCAATAGCGATCATTAAATCTTACCCAACCGCAATGGATATTTCAAAAGCTACGCCAGAAAAGCTAACTAAGATTTTTCGACATATCAAAGGTAATAGCTTTAATCTTGAAAAAGCAAAATATCTTATAGAACTTGCTAAATCTTCTATTTATACAGGTCGTGCAAATGAATCTAGAGCTTTAATGATCAAGACTAATATTAAGATATTAGAGCTTTATATTCAAGAAAGAGATGAAGTTGAAGAACAAATTCAAATTCTTATAGACAATCAACTTGATGATGATTCAAGTAATATTGAAAATCTTAAATCAATTCCTGGAGTATCTAATAAAACTGTTACAGCAATATTAGGAGAATGTGGAGACCTTAGAAGATTTGAATCAGCTAAAGCTTTCATAGGTTTTTTAGGTCTATATCCAACTTTATATCAATCAGGTAAATCTTTATCAACTGGAACTTTAGCTAAAAGAGGAATACCCATAGCTAAACATGCTCTTTATATGGCAGCAGTATCAGCTGTTAGACATAATAACGAACTTCATAAACTTTTTAGAGACAAAGTATCATCTGGTAAATCCAAAAAAGAAGCATTGATAATTATTGCTAAAAAATTAGCATCTATTATCTATTCTCTTTTTAAATATAACCAAGCATATAATCCATATAGAGTACTAATCCAACATAAAAAGTAA
- a CDS encoding ATP-dependent DNA helicase translates to MSAIKLSQFFQKYNLTNSQSELVSKLEAFIDAPNSSQNIFLLKGYAGTGKTFITKGLTEYLKEIRRTFILAAPTGKAAKVIANKTQNEAYTIHKTIYSTNDIKEYKENENDKTYKFYFDLRVNEDSNNTIYIIDEASMISNIYSEPEFFRFGSGFLLQDLLKYINIDCNDHNKKIIFIGDNAQLPPIGMNFSPALDAQYLKQTFNLLVNDYELTEVVRQKSDSGILKNTVPIRKSLDNQTFNQLDIDTNYNDVAHIAHEDFLNTYLMQCNNRIDQDTIVIAFSNASVKEYNDKIREYFFPGNTNNITVNDKVLVVSNNANYEIFISNGDFGIIQEVSYKPEVKHIVTKNGIINETLYFRDVTILFHDINGVPHSIKSKIIENLLYSDKSNLSSNQHKALYVDFVMRNPHLKSNTKEWKDALKKDPYFNALKIKFGYAITCHKAQGSEWKNVFLNCKTHQSVLSQSYFRWIYTAITRSSEKLFTLDEPHFSPFTKMQQYNSPVLQPIETKEINDSTNNEFSAQITLPEFIEDAIYSETKKLLDQSDIKITDTIHNQYCEQYTLEYNNEICRIKFIYNSKNKITKVSAIETNTLAKLAEILLKSLENKTLFLANMAEDKKHFVFAENFLEEYYNAILNTISNYDIEIIQIEHFNYLERYTFKQNNEVSIIDFYYNGKKQFTRSQPQSNSSIELSKLILSLLN, encoded by the coding sequence ATGTCAGCAATAAAACTGTCACAATTTTTTCAAAAATATAATTTGACTAATTCTCAAAGTGAACTTGTAAGTAAATTAGAAGCTTTTATAGATGCTCCTAATTCTTCACAAAATATTTTTCTTTTAAAAGGGTATGCAGGTACTGGTAAGACATTTATTACAAAAGGCTTAACTGAATATTTAAAAGAAATACGAAGAACGTTTATTCTTGCAGCTCCTACTGGAAAAGCGGCAAAAGTTATTGCAAATAAAACACAAAATGAAGCATACACTATTCATAAAACTATCTATTCCACAAATGACATAAAGGAATATAAAGAAAATGAAAATGATAAAACTTATAAATTCTATTTCGATCTTAGAGTGAATGAAGATTCCAATAATACTATTTACATTATAGATGAAGCATCAATGATATCTAATATTTATAGTGAACCTGAATTTTTTAGATTTGGTAGTGGGTTTTTATTACAAGATTTATTAAAATATATCAATATAGATTGTAATGACCATAATAAAAAAATCATATTTATAGGAGATAATGCTCAGCTACCTCCTATTGGAATGAATTTTTCTCCTGCATTGGATGCTCAGTATTTAAAACAAACTTTTAATCTATTAGTTAATGATTATGAACTTACAGAAGTAGTTAGACAAAAATCTGATAGTGGTATTTTAAAAAATACTGTGCCCATCAGAAAATCACTTGACAATCAAACATTCAATCAATTAGATATCGATACAAATTATAATGATGTAGCTCATATAGCTCACGAGGATTTTTTAAATACTTATTTAATGCAATGCAATAATAGAATTGATCAAGATACAATTGTTATTGCTTTTTCAAATGCATCAGTTAAAGAGTATAACGATAAAATCAGAGAATATTTTTTTCCAGGCAATACAAATAATATTACAGTAAATGATAAAGTATTGGTTGTTTCAAATAATGCAAACTATGAAATCTTTATTTCTAACGGTGACTTTGGAATTATTCAAGAAGTATCTTATAAACCTGAAGTAAAACATATTGTTACAAAAAATGGAATAATTAATGAAACCTTATATTTTAGGGATGTTACAATTCTATTTCATGATATCAATGGAGTACCACACTCTATAAAATCTAAAATTATAGAAAACCTTCTTTACTCAGACAAATCAAACCTTAGTTCAAACCAACATAAAGCATTGTATGTTGATTTTGTGATGAGAAATCCACATTTAAAATCAAATACTAAAGAATGGAAAGATGCATTAAAAAAAGATCCTTATTTTAATGCTTTAAAAATAAAGTTTGGATATGCAATTACTTGTCATAAAGCCCAAGGTAGTGAATGGAAAAATGTATTTTTAAATTGCAAAACTCATCAAAGTGTATTAAGTCAAAGCTATTTTAGATGGATATATACAGCAATAACAAGAAGTTCTGAAAAACTGTTTACACTTGATGAACCTCATTTTTCACCATTTACTAAAATGCAACAATATAATTCTCCTGTACTACAACCTATTGAAACAAAAGAAATAAATGATAGCACTAATAATGAATTCTCAGCACAAATTACTTTACCAGAATTTATAGAAGATGCAATTTATTCTGAAACCAAAAAATTATTAGATCAAAGTGATATAAAAATTACAGATACAATTCATAATCAATATTGTGAACAGTACACACTTGAATACAACAATGAAATATGTAGAATTAAATTTATCTATAATAGTAAAAATAAAATTACTAAAGTATCTGCAATTGAAACAAATACTCTTGCAAAACTTGCTGAGATTTTACTAAAGTCTCTAGAAAATAAAACACTATTTTTGGCTAATATGGCAGAGGATAAAAAACATTTTGTATTTGCTGAAAATTTTTTAGAAGAATATTATAATGCTATTTTAAATACAATCAGCAATTATGATATTGAAATCATACAAATAGAGCATTTTAATTATTTAGAAAGATATACATTTAAACAAAATAATGAAGTTTCCATTATAGATTTTTACTACAACGGTAAAAAACAATTTACTCGTTCACAACCACAAAGTAATTCATCAATTGAATTAAGTAAATTGATATTATCTCTTTTAAATTAG
- a CDS encoding response regulator, producing MNEFKSLKILYIDDENSIRENAVEYLEFYCNNVYEADNGISGFEAYERFQPDIIISDIKMPKLNGIEMVKKIRQKDKKTKIILATAFLETSYLLDAIELGLIKYLLKPITADKLLPVLKSCIEDIIEDKSIFYLNEEFTFDTLNKTLFLKEEQIILTKKELLFLELLIKNSKRAVKYCEFNNYVWHGDMTEDSMRSIVKDIRKKTFKNIVKNISGIGYQINV from the coding sequence ATGAATGAGTTTAAAAGTTTAAAGATTTTATATATTGATGATGAAAATTCTATAAGAGAAAATGCTGTTGAATATCTTGAGTTTTATTGTAATAATGTTTATGAAGCAGATAATGGAATAAGTGGCTTTGAAGCTTATGAAAGATTTCAACCTGATATTATAATCAGTGATATAAAAATGCCTAAGCTAAATGGTATTGAAATGGTTAAAAAAATTAGACAAAAAGATAAAAAAACTAAAATTATTCTCGCTACTGCATTTTTAGAAACATCTTATTTATTGGATGCAATAGAATTAGGTCTTATAAAATATTTATTAAAACCAATTACAGCTGATAAACTTTTACCTGTTCTTAAATCTTGTATTGAAGATATTATTGAAGATAAAAGTATATTTTATTTAAATGAGGAGTTCACTTTTGATACTTTAAATAAAACTCTATTTTTAAAAGAGGAACAAATAATTTTAACAAAAAAAGAATTACTATTTTTAGAACTTTTGATTAAAAATAGTAAGAGAGCCGTTAAGTATTGTGAATTTAATAACTACGTATGGCATGGAGATATGACAGAAGATTCGATGCGTTCTATTGTAAAAGATATTAGAAAAAAAACGTTTAAAAATATAGTTAAAAATATTTCTGGAATTGGTTATCAAATAAATGTTTAA
- a CDS encoding tetratricopeptide repeat protein: MSEIEEYTTKKVFELRKNKQLSDAYKIASHLFKNDPNDEWTQKAYAWVLIDIIKIESTKNLELAKNFFNQLNSINFVTHDDILTKQIELLKPKLDSAYSHIQQAEQLSKNGKHQEALNIFQNIKQSGNLSINHHESYGWILYRYVKAFENTLTIDALKKILFEYLNLKNERPSLLHSMILQIAVHYASTHKDFDIFKFFQIWNPKYLQKDDIRKQYNEGKEFPSLLSRLLKVIINNQTPYDINYLIHEIKNENLIIESIRETFFWKIFQAHKDNQINFMWSVLNYYVNTYSNYGPSHWHSEILKLAERYMIEDNQWRFYEFIKNWNIQNFTNEDWREEINGEYTNKSLALKSLKKLFDIVRSSNKDQEDIGWIINLYQYALKKLENDIWLLREYAILLNKTNKIDEAIQIYKSIILELSDQAYAWHEFSNIIKNRNKYLSISMLCKAITIQPNEDFLGEIRLDLAELLLDSGQLNEGLVELTKYRNHREEKGWKITEKFHILFSKVSNIESSSLDNKTFYESSKSEAEEYILSNIPSTYVVLYETFKNKEGKERLIFTDFKNVEFVTNRKKSKSLVNAIKNDVFEVKLHYDNANKRYLVLKIEKSLHKIDEIINSAQEEIAIVDHINTQKKLFHYVINSRQDGVIHFDQTDLRPNIGDFIKIKYYSSNDKNSSKTKINILKVELTDKIDNSLLKDVSGELQVKHNSNGFFGFIKDYYIPENLLILNNIDKVCSAKANAKILFNGKKWVAYELNNVTLVENNQTLEEEEFDYLDDI; encoded by the coding sequence ATGTCTGAAATTGAAGAATATACAACTAAAAAAGTTTTTGAACTTAGAAAAAATAAACAGTTAAGCGATGCATATAAAATAGCTTCGCATCTCTTTAAGAATGATCCAAATGATGAATGGACTCAAAAAGCTTATGCTTGGGTACTAATTGATATTATTAAAATTGAATCAACTAAAAACTTGGAGTTAGCAAAAAACTTTTTTAATCAATTGAATTCTATAAACTTTGTAACGCATGATGATATTTTGACTAAGCAAATTGAACTATTAAAGCCAAAACTAGACTCTGCCTATTCACATATACAACAAGCTGAACAACTAAGTAAAAATGGAAAACACCAAGAAGCATTAAATATATTTCAAAATATTAAGCAATCAGGTAATTTAAGTATTAATCATCATGAGTCATACGGATGGATTTTGTACAGGTATGTTAAAGCATTTGAAAATACTCTAACTATTGATGCTCTTAAAAAAATATTATTTGAATATTTAAATCTAAAAAATGAAAGACCCTCTTTATTACATTCAATGATATTGCAAATTGCAGTTCATTATGCATCTACACATAAAGATTTTGATATTTTCAAATTTTTTCAAATTTGGAATCCTAAATATTTACAAAAAGACGATATTAGAAAGCAATATAATGAAGGTAAAGAGTTTCCATCTTTACTAAGTAGGCTTCTCAAAGTAATTATTAACAATCAGACACCGTATGATATTAACTATTTAATCCATGAAATTAAAAATGAAAATCTTATTATAGAGAGTATTAGAGAAACATTTTTTTGGAAGATATTTCAAGCTCACAAAGATAATCAGATAAATTTTATGTGGAGTGTTTTAAATTATTATGTAAATACATATTCTAATTATGGACCATCTCACTGGCACTCTGAAATTTTAAAGCTTGCAGAAAGATATATGATAGAGGATAACCAATGGAGATTTTATGAGTTTATTAAAAATTGGAATATTCAAAACTTTACGAATGAAGACTGGAGGGAGGAAATTAATGGAGAATATACCAACAAGTCACTTGCATTAAAATCTCTAAAAAAACTATTTGATATTGTCAGATCATCAAATAAAGATCAAGAAGATATTGGTTGGATAATTAATTTATATCAATATGCTCTAAAAAAACTAGAAAATGACATTTGGTTACTAAGGGAATATGCAATATTACTTAATAAAACAAATAAAATAGATGAAGCTATTCAAATTTACAAAAGTATTATTTTAGAATTGAGTGATCAAGCATACGCATGGCATGAATTTTCAAATATTATCAAAAATAGAAATAAATACCTATCTATTTCTATGTTATGCAAAGCTATTACTATTCAACCCAATGAGGATTTTTTGGGAGAGATTAGACTCGATTTAGCAGAATTATTATTAGATAGTGGACAATTAAATGAAGGACTTGTTGAATTAACTAAATACAGAAATCATAGAGAAGAAAAAGGATGGAAAATTACAGAAAAATTTCATATACTATTTTCTAAAGTTTCAAATATCGAATCTTCTTCATTAGACAATAAAACTTTTTATGAATCTTCTAAATCAGAAGCAGAAGAATATATCTTATCTAATATTCCTTCGACTTATGTAGTTTTATATGAAACTTTTAAAAATAAGGAAGGAAAAGAGAGATTAATTTTTACAGATTTTAAAAATGTTGAATTTGTTACTAATAGAAAAAAATCTAAATCTCTTGTTAATGCAATAAAGAATGATGTTTTCGAAGTTAAATTGCATTATGACAATGCAAATAAAAGATATTTAGTTTTAAAAATAGAAAAGTCACTTCATAAAATAGATGAAATAATTAATAGTGCACAAGAAGAAATAGCCATAGTTGACCATATAAATACTCAAAAGAAATTATTTCATTATGTTATAAATTCTAGGCAAGATGGAGTTATTCACTTTGATCAAACTGACTTGAGGCCTAATATTGGTGATTTCATAAAAATAAAGTATTACTCATCTAATGATAAAAATAGCAGTAAAACAAAAATTAATATCTTAAAAGTAGAGCTTACAGATAAAATCGATAATTCTTTGTTAAAAGATGTTTCGGGAGAATTACAAGTAAAACATAATTCTAATGGTTTTTTTGGATTTATAAAGGACTATTACATTCCAGAAAATTTATTAATTTTAAATAATATTGATAAGGTTTGCTCTGCAAAAGCAAATGCTAAAATTTTATTTAATGGAAAAAAATGGGTTGCTTATGAATTAAATAATGTAACTTTAGTGGAAAATAACCAAACTCTTGAAGAAGAAGAGTTTGATTATTTGGATGATATTTAA
- a CDS encoding YwbE family protein, which produces MDPKKRINVKAGLKVNIVLKADQRTNKLTQGIVKDVLTNSPSHPHGIKVRLQDGQVGRVQEIL; this is translated from the coding sequence ATGGATCCAAAAAAAAGAATAAATGTAAAAGCAGGACTAAAAGTAAATATAGTTTTAAAAGCTGATCAAAGAACTAATAAATTAACTCAAGGAATAGTAAAAGATGTTTTAACAAACTCACCATCTCATCCACATGGTATAAAAGTAAGATTACAAGATGGGCAAGTAGGGCGAGTGCAAGAGATATTGTAG
- a CDS encoding leucine-rich repeat domain-containing protein, with protein sequence MENEEYTFPKTKEELFKLKRLDLCCLCHRVPKEISQVKNIKKLVVNVKGIDGPLPKEIKYFKHLEELILGLSYINKIHPNLYKLKKLKKLDLSGNFFNEIPKGISALKNLEELNLNLYFGNLPNDIVKLKKLNSMKLGFNS encoded by the coding sequence ATGGAAAATGAAGAGTATACTTTCCCAAAAACAAAAGAAGAACTATTTAAATTAAAAAGATTAGATCTATGTTGCCTTTGCCATAGAGTTCCAAAAGAGATATCTCAAGTAAAAAATATTAAAAAATTAGTTGTTAATGTCAAAGGAATAGATGGACCTTTACCAAAAGAAATTAAATATTTCAAACACCTTGAAGAACTAATCTTAGGATTATCATATATAAATAAAATACACCCTAATTTGTATAAACTAAAGAAACTAAAAAAGTTAGATTTATCAGGTAATTTTTTTAATGAAATTCCAAAAGGTATTTCAGCTTTAAAAAACCTAGAAGAATTAAATTTAAATTTATACTTTGGAAATTTACCAAATGATATAGTTAAATTAAAAAAATTAAATAGTATGAAATTGGGATTTAACAGTTAG
- a CDS encoding sensor histidine kinase yields MIRILILNLFFFINLHAQNLKEQMLEKTFISFDGKNFIKFKQLDKKNYEQKYTNLVLKIEIDEKLLKNDVYYIKILSTKDSFKNSNYSYEFINKVPIIKLENIKNDLIINFDLENQHLFFDLELFNEFEYKNILNEEKLLFGITYGIILCAFLYNFVFFLYNKEKIFLYYSLLQVSLLFLLVLCSKNSYIINLLDNNGNNIDISLTLLLNLSILLSILFNMEFLNTKKYTPKIHTSLWLLIFLDLLDIFSLLITNKSFIIDYIPPYILIFLLLIFAFFVLKQGYKPALFYIIGWFSLFIFVFLSQSSFSDYNENYMLHIGIPLESLLFSFAIGFKMRQTELEKQQNETILINKSKLASMGEMIGNIAHQWRQPLTHLSYIIMNLKAAYENDKLDKKYLEKKTDEANKQIEFMSHTIDDFRNFFKISKQKEEFSLIECINESINLLNESFKSLDIKLNFNYTENFRIRTYKGEFAQVIFNLLNNAKDEFIKQEIKDAKIIINIIKKEENILIEIIDNAGGISEKIIKKIFEPYFTTKEKGLGIGLYMSKVIIEKNIGGKLEVENTINGAKFIIYLINSQI; encoded by the coding sequence ATGATAAGAATTCTTATTTTAAATCTCTTTTTTTTTATAAATTTACATGCACAGAATCTTAAAGAACAGATGTTAGAAAAAACTTTTATCTCATTTGATGGGAAAAATTTTATTAAATTTAAACAATTAGATAAAAAAAACTATGAACAAAAATATACTAACTTAGTATTAAAAATAGAAATTGATGAAAAACTTTTAAAAAATGATGTTTATTATATAAAGATATTAAGTACAAAAGATAGTTTTAAAAATAGTAATTACTCTTATGAATTTATAAACAAAGTACCTATTATTAAACTTGAAAATATAAAAAATGATTTAATAATAAATTTTGATTTAGAAAATCAACATCTTTTTTTTGATTTGGAGCTCTTTAATGAGTTTGAATATAAAAATATTTTAAATGAAGAAAAACTTTTATTTGGAATTACTTATGGGATAATATTATGTGCTTTTTTATATAACTTTGTCTTTTTTCTTTATAATAAAGAAAAGATTTTTCTTTATTATTCATTATTACAAGTATCTCTTTTATTTCTTTTAGTACTATGTTCAAAAAATTCTTACATTATTAATTTACTTGATAACAATGGAAATAATATAGATATTTCATTAACTCTTTTATTAAATTTATCAATATTATTATCAATTTTATTTAATATGGAATTTTTAAATACTAAAAAATATACACCAAAAATACATACTTCTTTATGGCTTTTAATTTTTTTAGATTTATTAGATATTTTTTCATTATTAATTACAAATAAATCATTTATTATTGATTATATTCCACCCTATATATTAATCTTTCTTTTGCTTATCTTTGCTTTTTTTGTTTTAAAGCAAGGCTATAAACCAGCATTATTTTATATTATTGGATGGTTTTCTCTATTTATTTTTGTATTTTTATCTCAAAGTAGTTTTTCTGATTATAATGAAAATTATATGTTGCATATTGGCATTCCTTTGGAGTCTTTACTATTTTCATTTGCAATTGGATTCAAAATGAGACAAACCGAATTAGAAAAACAGCAAAATGAAACTATTTTAATAAATAAAAGTAAATTAGCCTCAATGGGAGAAATGATTGGGAATATAGCCCATCAATGGAGACAACCTTTAACACATCTTTCATATATAATTATGAATTTAAAAGCTGCTTATGAAAATGATAAACTTGATAAAAAATATTTAGAAAAAAAAACCGATGAAGCTAATAAGCAGATAGAATTTATGTCTCATACAATAGATGATTTTAGAAACTTTTTTAAGATTTCTAAACAAAAAGAGGAATTTAGTTTAATAGAATGTATAAATGAAAGCATAAATCTTTTAAATGAAAGTTTTAAATCTTTAGATATAAAATTAAATTTTAATTACACTGAAAATTTTAGAATCAGAACTTATAAAGGTGAGTTCGCTCAAGTAATTTTTAATCTTTTAAATAACGCAAAAGATGAATTTATAAAACAAGAGATAAAAGATGCAAAAATTATAATAAATATAATTAAAAAAGAAGAAAATATACTTATAGAAATTATTGATAATGCAGGTGGAATAAGTGAAAAAATAATCAAAAAGATTTTTGAACCTTATTTTACAACAAAAGAAAAAGGCTTAGGTATTGGACTTTATATGAGCAAGGTTATAATTGAAAAAAATATTGGTGGTAAATTAGAAGTTGAAAATACAATAAATGGTGCAAAATTTATAATTTATTTAATAAATTCACAAATTTAA
- a CDS encoding recombinase family protein — protein sequence MLIGYARVSKSDNSQVLDLQIDALTNSGVKEENIYSDKISGSKDARPGLENCLKALREDDILVVYKLDRLGRNLKHLIQTVEDLTKRKIGFKVLSGQGVNIDTTTPAGKMIFSIFGALAEFERELIRERTIAGITAARARGRMGGRKFNLTKAQVRLAEASMKNRDTSVTELCKELKITRATLYKYISPNGELRDYAKRVLEK from the coding sequence ATGTTAATAGGTTATGCTCGTGTTTCAAAATCAGATAATTCACAAGTTTTAGATTTACAAATTGATGCTCTTACAAATTCAGGAGTAAAAGAAGAAAATATTTATAGTGATAAAATTTCTGGAAGTAAAGATGCAAGACCAGGACTAGAAAATTGTCTAAAAGCTTTAAGAGAAGATGACATATTAGTTGTATATAAACTTGATAGGCTTGGAAGAAATTTAAAACATCTTATTCAAACTGTTGAAGATTTAACAAAAAGAAAAATAGGATTTAAAGTTTTAAGTGGTCAAGGTGTAAATATAGATACAACAACACCTGCAGGTAAAATGATATTTTCTATATTTGGAGCATTAGCTGAATTTGAAAGAGAACTTATTCGAGAAAGAACAATAGCAGGTATTACTGCAGCTCGTGCAAGAGGAAGAATGGGTGGAAGAAAATTCAATCTTACAAAAGCTCAAGTAAGACTTGCAGAAGCTAGTATGAAAAATAGAGATACAAGTGTTACTGAACTTTGTAAGGAGTTAAAAATCACAAGAGCAACTTTATACAAATATATTTCACCAAATGGTGAATTAAGAGATTATGCAAAAAGAGTGCTTGAAAAATAA
- a CDS encoding tyrosine-type recombinase/integrase: MKNETFALEIERFFGHFVNELKLTNKSKYTIISYNTTIKSFIAFIREYEKSISFENLKKIDIMNFLEYKNQMLEKHSELEMSSKKLYITHLKTFFTFINENLDIDIKLSTIFKINIKLQKRTPKGVEKDDVKILEKYLANLNFNSFIDIRSSLILKILLYTGARRGELEVLQTKNFIEDEELYVIHTIGKGDKERTLYIPKVYIQKELLYYINNGINYIASTKSGKTMDGSQIYRFLNKIYKKIGIKYSGAHILRHTFAKSMIAKDVNIVTVKELLGHASIQTTMIYTNPNQKEVQKAYLNAIKY, encoded by the coding sequence GTGAAAAATGAAACTTTTGCTTTAGAAATAGAACGATTTTTCGGGCATTTTGTAAATGAGTTAAAACTTACTAATAAATCAAAATATACAATCATCTCTTACAACACTACAATAAAAAGTTTTATTGCATTTATTAGAGAGTATGAAAAATCTATTTCATTTGAAAATTTAAAGAAAATAGACATTATGAATTTTTTAGAGTATAAAAATCAGATGTTAGAAAAACATAGTGAATTAGAAATGAGTAGTAAAAAATTATACATTACTCATTTAAAAACATTTTTTACATTTATAAATGAAAATCTTGATATTGATATAAAATTATCTACTATATTTAAAATAAATATTAAACTTCAAAAAAGAACTCCAAAAGGAGTAGAGAAAGATGATGTAAAAATATTAGAAAAGTATTTAGCTAATTTAAATTTTAATAGCTTTATAGATATTAGATCATCTTTGATATTAAAAATACTTCTTTACACTGGTGCTAGAAGAGGAGAGTTAGAAGTTTTACAAACAAAAAACTTCATTGAAGATGAAGAGTTGTATGTTATACATACAATTGGTAAAGGTGATAAAGAAAGAACTCTATATATCCCTAAAGTTTATATTCAGAAAGAATTATTGTATTACATTAATAATGGTATAAACTATATAGCTTCAACAAAATCAGGTAAAACAATGGATGGTTCTCAAATATATAGATTTTTAAATAAAATTTATAAAAAAATTGGTATTAAATATTCAGGCGCTCATATACTAAGACATACTTTTGCAAAATCAATGATAGCTAAAGATGTAAATATTGTAACAGTTAAAGAGTTACTAGGACATGCAAGTATTCAAACAACAATGATATATACAAATCCAAATCAAAAAGAGGTTCAAAAAGCTTATTTGAATGCTATAAAGTATTAG